The Kluyveromyces marxianus DMKU3-1042 DNA, complete genome, chromosome 6 genome window below encodes:
- the PRP9 gene encoding SF3a splicing factor complex subunit PRP9 — MPNLCFEQKRGILEELEIIEDAISARLRRNPEIFYKFNDTLRTLGESHLEVPKSDVTSNRIYKSKKSKRSRKQMKAQELEISLFLGRYRKLLKCLQQDSLNPVLVDQFKDDDLTFEKFEKITSEIINNSSQESQSLEETKKKYQMFSSSIGNTKNILSSFGQIIDVQKSFDRNEYFGMYLELSGLFSSWLNIIKKADYTMTMFIHLLQSFTTYDFLFNPLIERNTKEYRLLITNVVKYYKSFFSKAYPLIDKEILSKKIQDDFTKYISIGIPVPQSSEEGKLFCVVGDKEFDNQNALNDYLNSKAYADILSKNRKNLLGEFTFHFYSQFFSKELQNTLSFVERKLAFTDEELREEMDKLQEQYESSLYGPDEKEDKPAYQEADDEKKQTKEVDPSNPFSLPLGPDGFPIPRWLYKVQGLDVKYTCEICGNQIYHGRREFEKHFQQKKHTEGLRSLGITPSPAFKDISTISEAKTLWESMNSKNSSNKISATPGLSATAMALEEEDSEGNVMSSQVYEELKKQGLL; from the coding sequence ATGCCTAACCTATGTTTTGAGCAGAAGCGAGGTATATTAGAAGAGTTAGAAATTATAGAAGATGCTATTTCAGCTAGGCTACGAAGAAACCCGGAGATCTTCTACAAGTTCAATGATACATTACGCACTCTAGGAGAATCACATCTTGAAGTTCCAAAGTCAGACGTAACTTCAAACAGGATATACAAGTcaaagaagagcaagaggTCACGTAAGCAAATGAAGGCACAAGAACTAGAAATTTCGTTATTCCTAGGAAGATACAGGAAATTATTAAAATGTTTACAGCAAGATAGTCTCAACCCTGTTCTAGTTGACCAATTTAAAGATGATGATCTcacttttgaaaagttcgaGAAGATAACGTCAGAAATTATAAACAACAGCTCCCAAGAATCTCAGTCTTTAGAGGAAactaaaaagaagtaccAAATGTTTTCAAGTTCCATTGGAAACACCAAGAATATACTATCTTCATTTGGTCAAATAATTGATGTTCAAAAATCTTTTGATAGAAATGAATACTTCGGTATGTATTTGGAACTTTCGGGACTCTTTTCAAGCTGGcttaatattataaaaaagGCAGATTATACGATGACTATGTTTATTCATTTACTACAGTCTTTCACCACCTATgattttttgttcaatccacttatagaaagaaacacTAAAGAATACCGACTTCTAATAACGAATGTTGTGAAATATTAcaaatctttcttctcaaaaGCCTATCCGTTAATAGACAAGGAGATTTTATCCAAAAAGATACAAGATGATTTCACTAAGTATATTTCAATCGGTATTCCTGTACCTCAAAGCtcagaagaaggaaaattgTTCTGTGTTGTTGGGGATAAAGAGTTTGATAATCAAAACGCTCTAAATGATTACCTAAATTCTAAAGCTTATGCGGACATCTTGTCAAAAAACAGGAAAAACCTGCTTGGAGAATTCACATTCCACTTTTACTCGCAGTTCTTTAGTAAAGAGCTACAAAACACCTTATCCTTTGTCGAAAGAAAGTTGGCATTCACGGATGAAGAACTTCGTGAAGAAATGGACAAGTTACAAGAGCAGTATGAATCTTCGTTATACGGTCCAGATGAAAAGGAAGACAAGCCCGCTTATCAAGAAGCAGAcgatgaaaaaaaacagactAAAGAAGTAGATCCTTCGAACCCATTTTCTTTGCCTCTTGGACCTGATGGTTTCCCTATACCCCGTTGGCTATACAAAGTTCAAGGATTAGATGTCAAATACACATGTGAGATTTGCGGAAACCAAATCTATCACGGTAGGAGAGAATTCGAAAAGCACTTCcagcaaaaaaaacatacaGAGGGTTTAAGATCGCTAGGAATTACACCCTCCCCTGCATTCAAGGATATCTCGACTATATCCGAAGCCAAAACCCTATGGGAAAGTATGAACTCGAAGAACTCATCTAACAAGATATCTGCGACACCAGGACTATCTGCAACTGCTATGGCCTTGGAAGAGGAAGATAGCGAGGGCAATGTTATGAGTTCTCAAGTATACGaggaattgaagaaacaaggGCTTTTGTAA